In one window of Desulfonatronovibrio magnus DNA:
- a CDS encoding SEC-C metal-binding domain-containing protein gives MTYVNILLEEREIKALSDTQQADYNDTVIDGKLRKIRPACNCIITGRGNVEILDKFTERANSSGCRDFDDLREITPGLFREVWRGFFRDIARKEFPKAPKVVIEHVIDQLEKEPNGGTCELFIAGHSNKFDKMCMLLMTSYGDFKEKILKAPFCFAPEGPAVDKFTGQLGRMPQTSEDLKTLLGFQFKWAVTGEWKSSVGSSAWTKKVEENGVSIPEGPVELCTLGLEGVCDYQEIGTFQNCLDLADKFQPVQAKSVKVGRNLPCPCGSGKKFKKCCG, from the coding sequence ATGACATACGTTAATATTTTATTGGAAGAAAGAGAGATCAAGGCTTTAAGCGACACACAGCAAGCTGATTATAACGATACAGTGATAGATGGAAAGCTCAGGAAAATTAGACCAGCTTGCAACTGCATCATCACAGGGCGCGGGAATGTAGAAATACTTGATAAATTCACAGAAAGAGCAAACAGCAGTGGATGCCGTGACTTTGATGATCTTAGGGAAATTACCCCTGGTTTATTCCGGGAAGTGTGGCGGGGGTTTTTTAGGGATATTGCCCGTAAAGAATTTCCGAAAGCACCTAAGGTAGTGATTGAGCATGTAATTGACCAGTTGGAAAAAGAGCCGAACGGAGGCACTTGCGAATTGTTCATAGCTGGCCATTCAAACAAGTTTGACAAGATGTGCATGTTGTTAATGACTTCTTATGGAGATTTCAAAGAAAAAATTCTCAAGGCTCCCTTCTGCTTTGCTCCTGAAGGTCCTGCCGTGGATAAGTTCACGGGCCAACTGGGGCGAATGCCACAGACATCAGAAGACCTTAAAACGTTGCTGGGGTTTCAATTTAAGTGGGCCGTAACGGGCGAATGGAAGTCCAGCGTGGGGTCTAGTGCGTGGACAAAAAAGGTTGAAGAGAATGGCGTTTCCATCCCTGAGGGTCCGGTTGAACTTTGCACTCTGGGGCTGGAAGGTGTTTGCGATTATCAAGAGATTGGAACTTTCCAGAACTGTCTTGATCTTGCCGATAAATTCCAGCCGGTGCAGGCCAAGAGTGTGAAGGTAGGCCGAAATCTTCCCTGTCCTTGTGGCAGCGGTAAAAAATTTAAAAAATGCTGCGGGTGA
- a CDS encoding terminase large subunit, producing the protein MRSEKIIEFIETLRLPDGTSVGRPFVLRDWQKKIIGEVYGPTDAQGKRIVRHAVFSAGRKAGKTAMISAICLCHLTGPEAIQNGQLYSLSVDREQASILFNYAKSMVYMDEELSERLVVIESRKQIKDIISGSVYSVLSGEKKGKMGKSSSFIAFDELSEFGRDRALYDALITSTAAHDEPMTWTFSTQSPDDGAIMSELLDYGEKVRGGEIEDPTFKSFLFTVPDDLDPFDEQNWHLANPSLGDFRSLEEMRDYAAKAKRMPSMQASFENLYLNRRIDAAEHFISSAIWKANGSEPDLSVFEDVECFGGLDLSAKNDLTVLILVAEDSEKKIHVWPFFWSPADNMREREEKDSMPYNLWASQGHLTAVPGKTIDYRYVARQIAELMGKVQISSVKFDRWRIADMQRAMVEEGMDAWIEGQDSPVPGGLKLISHGQGFKDMNSALECLEDALIEERIRHGNHPVLTMCAGNSRVQPDAAGNRKFDKIKSTGRIDGIVALAMALNGAQTESAHVSAYENRGVLVF; encoded by the coding sequence ATGAGATCTGAAAAAATTATTGAGTTCATTGAAACTTTGCGACTTCCGGACGGAACCAGTGTGGGGCGGCCTTTTGTCCTTCGTGACTGGCAAAAGAAGATCATCGGGGAGGTTTACGGACCTACTGATGCACAGGGCAAGCGCATTGTTCGCCATGCAGTGTTTAGCGCGGGCAGGAAGGCAGGCAAGACGGCCATGATCAGCGCAATCTGCTTATGTCATTTGACCGGGCCTGAAGCTATCCAGAATGGGCAGTTGTATAGCTTGAGCGTGGACAGAGAACAGGCTTCCATCTTGTTCAATTATGCCAAAAGTATGGTTTACATGGATGAAGAGCTTTCGGAAAGATTGGTCGTAATCGAGTCACGGAAGCAGATCAAGGATATAATCTCCGGCTCTGTCTATTCAGTCTTGAGTGGTGAGAAAAAGGGGAAAATGGGCAAGAGTTCATCATTCATTGCTTTTGATGAGCTTTCAGAGTTTGGCCGGGACCGGGCCTTGTATGATGCCCTGATTACGTCCACGGCTGCCCATGACGAACCGATGACATGGACATTCAGCACACAGAGTCCGGATGATGGTGCAATTATGTCTGAACTGCTGGATTACGGAGAAAAAGTCCGTGGTGGTGAAATTGAAGATCCAACCTTCAAGAGCTTCCTGTTCACTGTTCCAGATGATCTTGATCCGTTTGATGAACAAAACTGGCACTTGGCTAATCCTAGCCTGGGAGATTTCCGGAGTCTTGAGGAAATGCGCGACTATGCAGCCAAGGCAAAGAGAATGCCTTCCATGCAGGCCAGTTTTGAGAATTTATATCTGAACCGGCGAATTGATGCGGCTGAGCATTTCATTTCATCGGCAATCTGGAAAGCTAATGGCTCTGAACCTGACCTGAGTGTCTTTGAAGATGTGGAATGCTTCGGCGGTCTGGATCTCAGTGCAAAGAATGATCTGACAGTCCTGATCCTGGTGGCTGAAGATTCAGAGAAGAAAATTCACGTCTGGCCATTCTTTTGGAGTCCTGCTGATAATATGCGCGAGCGTGAGGAAAAGGACAGCATGCCGTACAATTTATGGGCCAGCCAGGGGCACCTGACAGCAGTTCCGGGCAAAACCATTGACTACAGGTATGTTGCCAGACAGATCGCGGAGCTTATGGGCAAAGTCCAGATCAGCTCCGTCAAGTTTGACAGGTGGAGAATTGCAGACATGCAGCGGGCAATGGTTGAAGAAGGGATGGACGCATGGATTGAAGGGCAAGACAGCCCTGTTCCGGGTGGCCTTAAGCTGATCAGCCACGGTCAGGGGTTCAAGGACATGAATAGTGCCCTGGAGTGTCTAGAGGATGCCTTGATTGAGGAACGGATCAGGCACGGGAATCATCCTGTCCTGACAATGTGCGCTGGAAATTCCAGGGTTCAGCCTGATGCGGCTGGAAATCGCAAGTTTGACAAAATCAAGTCCACAGGACGGATTGATGGAATTGTTGCTCTGGCAATGGCTCTGAACGGCGCACAGACAGAGTCTGCTCATGTTTCGGCTTATGAAAACCGTGGAGTTCTTGTATTTTAG
- a CDS encoding phage tail tape measure protein, translating to MATIGRLNIELVSNVARLQRDMNSASNVIQRTTQSMTRMFRGVAVAFAGAFSVRAIQGAISETLKMADATAKLSRQVGVSIELLSSYQHAANLSGTSIQNVGNSLGRLSRNMLDASQGTGEARKGFERLGVSVTDTGGKLRSSDAVMGDIADRFARMEDGAEKTALAMQIFGKSGRELIPMLNQGREGLEEMRAEAEKLGLTLSTEMAQDVEQFNDQMTRIKGAMSGAKLEIVSNLVPAMTTAADRTYEWVEANRELIALNVNKYVTQIETSFRGLYELYSAVPDDARSGIGILGVALLGKKYAVAMAAFMLIPKLLNTAQGAAHAFKGELDWSDFARMGPDELAKALSEINAKLQAAAGEAENTGQAILEGNKLASRSTEQLVTIMNNANLPEHYRELAREVLHFNNMQLDAWERSGHATRDYTKEIGNAGDSTDDAGGKFEATAEQIDKVTAALSHALQFQVDYAREQEYWAGINADVNKAMQNHVETVEDLAEHYRRKTEMLSMTAMEQDIYNAILRMGTEATTEQIRAVTDEIKAYHEKRKALEGNIGAERKRVSEVRRTSSEVERMIERMLGNIQDAAGSTFRKMLDNGVSSFKDLGKSFVDIMKDSLAQIMAYFAQTPIIIPLQIPKGGK from the coding sequence ATGGCGACTATCGGAAGATTAAATATAGAGCTTGTAAGTAACGTTGCAAGACTTCAGCGAGATATGAATTCAGCCTCAAATGTAATCCAGCGGACGACACAGAGCATGACCCGCATGTTTAGGGGCGTGGCCGTTGCCTTTGCCGGTGCTTTCAGTGTCCGGGCTATCCAGGGCGCAATCAGCGAAACCCTAAAAATGGCTGATGCTACGGCTAAGCTGTCAAGGCAAGTTGGGGTATCAATTGAACTTTTATCATCTTATCAACACGCCGCTAATTTAAGCGGAACATCAATACAAAATGTGGGCAATTCCCTGGGCAGGCTGTCCAGGAATATGCTTGACGCTTCACAGGGGACTGGTGAAGCCCGTAAGGGTTTTGAACGTCTTGGCGTATCCGTTACTGATACCGGGGGTAAACTCAGGTCCTCAGATGCGGTTATGGGGGATATTGCAGACAGGTTTGCCCGCATGGAAGACGGTGCAGAAAAGACCGCTCTTGCAATGCAGATTTTCGGAAAATCAGGCCGCGAATTAATTCCAATGCTCAATCAGGGCCGTGAAGGGCTGGAAGAGATGAGGGCTGAAGCAGAAAAGTTGGGCCTTACCCTGTCAACGGAAATGGCTCAGGACGTGGAGCAGTTTAACGACCAGATGACCCGGATCAAAGGGGCCATGAGCGGCGCAAAGCTTGAGATCGTATCAAATCTTGTTCCTGCAATGACCACCGCTGCTGATCGAACTTATGAATGGGTTGAGGCGAACAGAGAGTTGATTGCCTTAAATGTTAATAAGTACGTAACACAGATTGAAACGAGTTTTCGCGGACTTTATGAATTATATAGTGCAGTGCCGGATGATGCCCGCTCAGGTATTGGCATTTTGGGAGTGGCACTCCTTGGTAAGAAATATGCCGTTGCAATGGCTGCTTTTATGTTGATCCCAAAGCTATTGAATACCGCTCAGGGGGCAGCTCATGCCTTTAAGGGTGAACTGGACTGGTCAGATTTCGCCAGAATGGGCCCGGATGAACTGGCAAAGGCTTTATCTGAAATCAATGCGAAGCTCCAGGCTGCGGCTGGAGAAGCTGAAAACACTGGCCAGGCAATTCTTGAGGGAAATAAACTCGCAAGCCGTTCGACTGAACAGCTGGTCACAATTATGAACAATGCCAACTTGCCGGAGCACTACCGGGAACTGGCAAGAGAAGTTCTGCATTTCAATAATATGCAGCTTGATGCGTGGGAAAGGTCCGGGCACGCTACCAGGGACTACACAAAAGAAATTGGAAATGCCGGTGACTCCACAGATGATGCTGGTGGAAAATTCGAGGCAACTGCTGAACAGATTGACAAGGTAACTGCGGCACTCAGTCACGCTTTACAGTTCCAGGTGGACTATGCCCGAGAGCAAGAATACTGGGCCGGAATCAATGCTGATGTCAATAAGGCTATGCAGAACCATGTTGAAACAGTTGAAGATTTGGCCGAACACTACCGGCGTAAAACTGAAATGCTGTCCATGACTGCAATGGAGCAGGATATTTATAATGCAATCCTGCGCATGGGCACGGAAGCCACCACAGAGCAGATCCGGGCCGTGACGGACGAGATCAAAGCATACCATGAAAAGCGTAAGGCTCTTGAAGGCAATATCGGCGCAGAACGTAAGCGCGTATCAGAAGTCAGGCGCACATCATCTGAAGTTGAGCGAATGATTGAACGTATGCTCGGCAACATCCAGGATGCAGCGGGGTCAACTTTCAGAAAGATGCTTGATAACGGAGTAAGTTCTTTTAAAGACCTGGGAAAATCTTTCGTTGACATTATGAAAGATTCACTTGCTCAGATCATGGCTTACTTTGCTCAGACTCCAATTATTATTCCATTGCAAATTCCAAAAGGTGGCAAGTAA